From Streptomyces asiaticus, one genomic window encodes:
- a CDS encoding glycosyltransferase family 4 protein has protein sequence MLGNAISGDGSGRRALILVENLSVPFDRRVWQECTTLRDAGWTVDVICPRGSKRDTEPEAEIDGVRIHRYPLRAATGGPAGYLREYGSALWHTVRLARKVGPVDVVHACNPPDLLFLPALWLKRRGARFVFDQHDLVPELYLSRFDRGKDLLYRAVCALERRTYRAADVVLATNESYRDVAMRRGGRRPEDVFVVRSAPQTDRFQPVPPEPELKRGKPHLLCYLGVMGPQDGVDYALRALAKLRDELGRTDWHAVFIGSGDAFDAMVELSRQLGLTEQVRFTGRIPDADLVRYLSTADVCLSPDPRNPLNDVSTMNKVLEYMAMGRPIVSFDLKEARVSAGDAAVYAPANDEAEFAGLIALLLDDPEKRAEMGKIGQERISGPLSWRNSQASLLAAYASAGHPDRAGKRPRR, from the coding sequence TTGCTTGGTAACGCGATCAGCGGTGACGGGTCGGGCCGGCGCGCGCTGATCCTGGTGGAGAACCTGTCGGTGCCGTTCGACCGGCGGGTGTGGCAGGAGTGCACGACGCTGCGCGACGCGGGCTGGACGGTGGACGTCATCTGTCCCCGGGGGAGCAAGCGGGACACGGAGCCGGAGGCGGAGATCGACGGGGTGCGGATCCACCGCTACCCGTTGCGCGCGGCCACCGGAGGGCCGGCTGGCTATCTGCGGGAGTACGGATCGGCGCTGTGGCATACGGTCCGGCTGGCCCGGAAGGTCGGCCCGGTCGACGTGGTCCACGCCTGCAACCCGCCCGATCTGCTGTTCCTGCCGGCCCTGTGGCTGAAGCGGCGCGGCGCGCGGTTCGTCTTCGACCAGCACGATCTGGTACCCGAGCTGTACCTGTCCCGGTTCGACCGCGGCAAGGATCTGCTCTACCGCGCCGTGTGCGCGCTGGAGCGGCGGACCTACCGGGCCGCGGACGTCGTGCTCGCCACGAACGAGAGCTACCGGGACGTCGCGATGCGCCGTGGCGGTCGGCGGCCGGAGGACGTCTTCGTGGTGCGCAGCGCGCCCCAGACCGACCGGTTCCAACCGGTGCCGCCCGAGCCGGAGTTGAAGCGCGGCAAGCCCCATCTGCTGTGCTACCTCGGCGTCATGGGCCCGCAGGACGGTGTCGACTACGCCTTGCGCGCCCTGGCGAAGCTGCGCGACGAGCTCGGGCGGACCGACTGGCACGCGGTGTTCATCGGCTCCGGCGACGCCTTCGACGCGATGGTGGAGCTGTCCCGGCAACTGGGGCTCACGGAGCAGGTGCGGTTCACCGGGCGCATTCCGGACGCCGACCTGGTGCGCTACCTGTCCACCGCGGACGTGTGCCTCTCTCCCGACCCGCGCAATCCGCTCAACGACGTGTCGACCATGAACAAGGTCCTGGAGTACATGGCGATGGGCCGGCCGATCGTCTCGTTCGACCTGAAGGAGGCGCGCGTCTCCGCCGGTGACGCCGCCGTCTACGCGCCCGCCAACGACGAGGCCGAGTTCGCGGGGCTCATCGCGCTGCTCCTCGACGATCCGGAGAAGCGGGCCGAGATGGGCAAGATCGGCCAGGAGCGGATCAGCGGGCCGCTCTCCTGGCGGAACTCGCAAGCGTCGCTGCTCGCCGCCTACGCGTCGGCGGGCCACCCGGACCGGGCAGGGAAGAGGCCGCGGCGTTGA
- a CDS encoding Wzz/FepE/Etk N-terminal domain-containing protein — protein sequence MTASTTPERSAAAPLFDLHALVVAVRRRRRLWCSMALLGLLAGVAMAVLLPPPPTAVTKVLVAHQEDQPNDTGTLIRTDVALLGTTRIADKALKALNSPQKPEDFLGDYRGTGLTNNLLQIDVTGDSDAEAVARAKALADAFVADHVRRMRETAKAESKALLDQRDRVRDELAKVNKAIGGRSPGSDPEASASTESLFARRAELNSRIADFDQRAAEARTGTPRIIAGTQIVDAPRAVRHSLPRTAATNAAIGLVLGLVLGLAVAAVGTVVADRPVLRREIAANLGASVIAELPHRSGRPWRRRRIRTARTRLTASLARTVRGSAEPVSLLELGCARGTSVIALDLARALAADGPVAIIDGLPGPQLARRRPKPGDPTVVSGEHAAAMSHQERRIGVGSVAPGTVWTDLHYLGTQTVLVVRAGHGSAAWLHTVARQLADQRIPVIGVVLIDPDPRDRTDGTLWDGLHIALRGHGERLARRQGTGQLRTERPPMWAARVPDSDQEAR from the coding sequence GTGACGGCGAGCACGACTCCGGAGCGGTCGGCGGCCGCTCCGCTGTTCGACCTGCACGCGCTGGTGGTGGCGGTGCGCAGGCGCCGCCGCCTCTGGTGCTCCATGGCGCTGCTGGGGCTGCTGGCGGGCGTGGCGATGGCGGTCCTGCTGCCGCCGCCGCCGACCGCGGTGACCAAGGTGCTGGTCGCGCATCAGGAGGACCAACCGAACGACACCGGAACGCTGATCCGCACCGATGTCGCGCTGCTGGGGACCACGCGGATCGCCGACAAGGCCCTGAAGGCCCTCAACTCCCCGCAAAAACCGGAGGACTTCCTGGGGGACTACCGGGGCACCGGCCTGACCAACAACCTGCTCCAGATCGATGTGACGGGTGACAGCGACGCGGAAGCGGTGGCCCGGGCCAAGGCGCTGGCCGACGCGTTCGTCGCGGACCATGTGAGGCGGATGCGGGAGACCGCGAAAGCCGAGTCCAAGGCCCTGCTCGACCAGCGTGACCGGGTGCGGGACGAACTCGCCAAGGTCAACAAGGCGATCGGAGGCCGATCGCCGGGCAGCGACCCGGAAGCGTCGGCGAGCACCGAGTCGCTCTTCGCCCGCCGGGCCGAACTCAACTCGCGGATCGCCGATTTCGACCAACGCGCCGCGGAGGCGCGCACCGGCACGCCCCGGATCATCGCCGGCACACAGATCGTGGACGCCCCGCGCGCGGTGCGGCACTCCCTGCCCAGGACCGCCGCCACCAACGCCGCGATCGGGCTCGTCCTCGGGCTCGTCCTCGGGCTCGCGGTGGCCGCGGTCGGCACGGTGGTGGCGGACCGCCCCGTGCTGCGCCGGGAGATCGCGGCGAACCTGGGCGCCTCGGTCATCGCGGAGCTGCCCCACCGGTCGGGCAGGCCGTGGCGGCGACGGCGGATTCGGACGGCACGGACGAGGCTCACCGCGTCCCTGGCCCGCACCGTGCGCGGCTCCGCGGAACCGGTGTCGCTGCTGGAACTGGGCTGTGCGCGCGGCACGAGCGTGATCGCCCTGGACCTCGCCAGGGCACTGGCGGCGGACGGGCCAGTGGCGATCATCGATGGTCTGCCCGGCCCGCAGCTGGCGAGGCGCCGCCCGAAACCAGGAGACCCCACCGTGGTCAGCGGCGAGCATGCCGCGGCCATGTCGCATCAGGAGCGCCGGATCGGCGTCGGCTCGGTCGCGCCCGGCACCGTGTGGACCGACCTCCACTACCTCGGTACCCAGACCGTGCTCGTTGTGCGTGCCGGGCACGGCAGCGCCGCATGGCTGCACACCGTGGCGCGGCAGCTCGCGGACCAGCGCATTCCGGTGATCGGTGTGGTGCTGATCGACCCCGATCCGCGGGATCGGACCGACGGCACGCTGTGGGACGGGCTGCACATCGCGCTGCGGGGCCATGGCGAGCGGCTGGCCCGGCGACAGGGGACGGGCCAACTACGGACGGAGCGACCGCCGATGTGGGCCGCGCGAGTCCCGGACAGCGACCAGGAGGCGCGGTAG
- a CDS encoding YveK family protein — MSDDTIRLVTIGRMIRRRWRLLTILAVLGALVGYGTSLLLPPRYTTSASVLLPGAWEERELLTQAEIATSSVVVDRAAATLGWTGVSGSELRDRVSAKAADGNIIKISGTAETPERAQHLSDQVAQQFVTFAARLTGADTGAEASARPEDLRKMVVRTSRRITELADAADPGRTVESVQGRTELEKLRIALQEAMKKLDEANPVTNKSNMVVMGPAARPAGEAPPTRTQLIVAGALLFLLLAVIGHLTAARMSRRLRTEPEIAAALGSVLLGTVDVPGERPAHRPEGGGPRARIRRLLGLDVRWDLPTPHASGDEAGRQIRYRRVCARLRDRLPGPRRLLVVVPEGDEIARRAADQLAAESDGDSAPSSSGRGYPVLRVVGVSVSQPLVPDRGTESGVLVVLSAGSWTAAELTGIAEACADGNHEVVGVVVAGAVRARPKRSGGHPPDDATPALAVRGHATGGAV; from the coding sequence TTGAGCGATGACACGATACGCCTGGTCACGATCGGGCGGATGATCCGTCGGCGCTGGCGGCTTCTCACCATCCTCGCCGTGCTGGGGGCGCTCGTCGGCTACGGCACCTCCTTGCTGCTTCCGCCGCGCTACACGACGTCGGCGTCGGTACTGCTGCCGGGGGCGTGGGAGGAGCGCGAGCTGCTCACTCAGGCGGAGATCGCGACCAGTTCGGTGGTGGTCGACCGCGCGGCCGCCACGCTCGGCTGGACCGGGGTCAGCGGCAGCGAGCTGCGGGACCGGGTGAGCGCCAAGGCCGCCGACGGGAACATCATCAAGATCTCGGGTACGGCCGAAACCCCGGAGCGCGCGCAGCACCTCTCCGACCAGGTGGCCCAGCAATTCGTCACCTTCGCCGCGCGGCTCACGGGCGCGGACACCGGCGCCGAGGCGTCGGCCAGGCCCGAGGACTTGCGGAAGATGGTGGTGCGGACCAGCCGCCGCATCACCGAGCTGGCCGACGCGGCCGATCCGGGGCGGACCGTGGAGAGCGTGCAGGGCCGCACCGAGCTCGAGAAGCTGCGCATCGCGCTCCAGGAGGCCATGAAGAAGCTGGACGAGGCGAACCCGGTGACCAACAAGTCCAACATGGTCGTCATGGGGCCGGCGGCCCGGCCGGCCGGCGAGGCCCCGCCGACGAGGACGCAGCTCATCGTCGCCGGAGCGCTGCTGTTCCTCCTGCTCGCGGTCATCGGCCATCTCACCGCCGCACGGATGAGTCGCCGGCTGCGCACCGAACCGGAGATCGCCGCGGCGCTGGGCTCGGTGCTGCTGGGCACCGTCGACGTACCCGGTGAACGGCCCGCGCACCGGCCGGAAGGCGGTGGCCCGCGGGCCCGGATCCGCCGGCTGCTCGGCCTCGACGTCCGGTGGGACCTGCCGACGCCGCACGCGTCCGGCGACGAGGCCGGCAGGCAGATCCGCTACCGGCGGGTGTGCGCCCGCCTCCGGGACCGGCTGCCGGGCCCCCGGCGGCTGCTGGTGGTCGTACCCGAAGGCGACGAGATCGCCCGCCGGGCCGCCGACCAGCTCGCCGCCGAGTCCGACGGCGACTCTGCCCCGTCCTCTTCGGGCAGGGGATACCCCGTGCTGCGGGTGGTGGGGGTTTCGGTGTCCCAGCCGCTGGTGCCGGACCGCGGCACCGAGTCCGGTGTCCTGGTCGTGCTCAGCGCGGGCAGCTGGACCGCGGCGGAGCTCACCGGCATCGCCGAGGCGTGTGCGGACGGCAACCACGAGGTCGTCGGCGTCGTCGTCGCCGGCGCCGTCCGGGCCCGGCCGAAGCGGTCCGGCGGCCATCCTCCGGATGACGCCACTCCGGCGCTCGCGGTTCGCGGCCACGCGACGGGAGGTGCGGTGTGA
- the asnB gene encoding asparagine synthase (glutamine-hydrolyzing) produces the protein MCGIAGTYRWPDGKAVTDRLTHTLAHRGPDGTGRYSHPAGDGEVHLGHRRLAIIDLSATGAQPMVSDGLVLTYNGELYNAPELRAELAAAGVRFRGTSDTEVLLEAWRRWGTDCLPRLRGMFAFGIFDERTGDLVLARDQLGIKPLFLLRRGGGLVFASELKALAAVTGGSLEVDQAALVASLLYYWVPDSRCAFREAEKLPPGSWLRCRPDGRVDRGRFWNLRDVAAEGRERARSGELPDLAAIVEESTRRHLLSDVPVATFLSGGLDSSYLTALAARHQPGISAYTIGFRAEDARFEAMPDDLRYARRVATRFGVDLHEIEIAPNVLDLLPRMTYHLDEPIGDPAAINTFLICSAAREAGVKVMLSGMGADELFAGYRKHLANLIALRYQRVPRPLRRGVSRAVDRLPVATARRGYRSVRFAKRFLSFADLPEETAFRRSYTMYDQDELLALIDPDLVGTVEDVLTEHADVYQDNDLDDFVNRMCLGDARMFLPGLNLTYTDRSSMAASTEVRVPYVDVEVVRAAFAVPGDRKIVGRQGKAVLKEAATSILPREIVYRPKGLFSAPLRAWMSRDLAPLVREVVDDGMLVRSGFLRRDALARMVAEDAAGQRDFSKHLWHVLTLEYWYRGATSGAGQNAHVTA, from the coding sequence ATGTGTGGCATCGCAGGAACATACCGATGGCCGGACGGGAAGGCCGTGACCGACCGGCTCACCCATACCCTCGCCCACCGCGGTCCGGACGGGACGGGCCGGTACAGCCACCCCGCCGGGGACGGCGAAGTGCACCTCGGGCACCGCCGGCTGGCCATCATCGACCTGTCCGCGACCGGCGCCCAGCCGATGGTCTCGGACGGCCTCGTCCTGACGTACAACGGCGAGCTGTACAACGCGCCCGAGCTGCGTGCCGAACTGGCAGCCGCCGGGGTGCGCTTCCGGGGCACCTCCGACACCGAGGTGCTGCTGGAGGCCTGGCGGCGCTGGGGCACGGACTGTCTGCCCCGGCTGCGCGGGATGTTCGCGTTCGGGATCTTCGACGAGCGAACCGGTGACCTGGTGCTCGCCCGCGACCAGCTCGGCATCAAGCCGCTGTTCCTGCTCCGGCGCGGCGGGGGCCTGGTGTTCGCCTCCGAACTCAAGGCGCTCGCCGCCGTGACCGGCGGGTCGCTGGAGGTGGACCAGGCGGCGCTGGTGGCCTCGCTGCTGTACTACTGGGTGCCGGACTCGCGCTGTGCGTTCCGCGAAGCGGAGAAGCTGCCGCCCGGGAGCTGGCTGAGGTGCCGGCCCGACGGCCGGGTGGACCGCGGCCGGTTCTGGAACCTCAGGGACGTCGCCGCCGAGGGCCGGGAGCGGGCCCGGAGCGGCGAGCTGCCGGACCTCGCCGCCATCGTCGAGGAGTCGACCCGGCGCCACCTGCTCTCCGACGTGCCCGTGGCGACCTTCCTCTCCGGCGGTCTCGACTCCAGCTACCTGACCGCGCTGGCGGCCCGCCACCAGCCCGGGATCTCCGCTTACACGATCGGGTTCCGCGCCGAGGACGCCAGGTTCGAGGCGATGCCGGACGACCTGCGCTATGCCCGGCGGGTGGCGACGCGGTTCGGCGTCGACCTGCATGAGATCGAGATCGCCCCGAACGTGCTCGACCTGCTGCCGCGGATGACGTACCACCTGGACGAGCCGATCGGCGACCCCGCCGCGATCAACACGTTCCTGATCTGCTCGGCCGCCCGGGAGGCCGGGGTCAAGGTGATGCTCTCGGGGATGGGCGCCGACGAGCTGTTCGCCGGTTACCGCAAGCACCTGGCCAACCTGATCGCGCTGCGCTACCAGCGCGTCCCGCGGCCCCTGCGGCGCGGGGTGTCCAGGGCCGTGGACCGGCTGCCGGTGGCCACGGCCCGCCGGGGGTACCGGTCGGTGCGCTTCGCGAAGCGGTTCCTGTCCTTCGCCGATCTGCCGGAGGAGACCGCGTTCCGGCGCAGCTACACCATGTACGACCAGGACGAGCTGCTCGCACTGATCGATCCGGACCTGGTCGGCACGGTCGAGGACGTGCTCACCGAGCATGCGGATGTCTACCAGGACAACGACCTCGACGACTTCGTCAACCGCATGTGCCTGGGCGACGCCCGGATGTTCCTGCCGGGCCTGAACCTCACGTACACGGACCGCTCGAGCATGGCCGCGTCGACCGAGGTGCGGGTGCCGTATGTGGACGTCGAGGTGGTCAGGGCGGCGTTCGCCGTGCCCGGTGACCGCAAGATCGTCGGACGGCAGGGGAAGGCCGTCCTCAAGGAGGCGGCCACCTCGATCCTGCCGCGGGAGATCGTGTACCGGCCCAAGGGCCTGTTCAGCGCCCCGTTGCGGGCCTGGATGAGCCGGGATCTGGCACCCCTGGTGCGCGAGGTGGTGGACGACGGCATGCTCGTCCGGTCCGGGTTCCTGCGCCGTGACGCGCTGGCGCGGATGGTCGCCGAGGACGCCGCCGGGCAGCGGGACTTCTCCAAGCATCTGTGGCATGTGCTGACCCTCGAGTACTGGTATCGCGGCGCGACCTCCGGGGCCGGCCAGAACGCTCATGTAACGGCGTAG
- a CDS encoding nucleotide sugar dehydrogenase, which translates to MRVSVFGLGYVGCVSAACLAGMGHEVIGVDVNQVKIDLVNDGKAPVVEERIGELIAEVVRTGALRATGDVREAIMGSEVSLVCVGTPSEPNGSLCTTYLERVTEQIGIALAEGGKQGGRHTVVFRSTMLPGTCLNLLVPILEKYVGGTAGVDIGVAVNPEFLREGTSVRDFFDPPKTVIGELDPASGDAVTALYDGLPGEVFRVPVPTAEAIKYADNAFHGLKIGFANELGAVCQALGVDSHQVMDVFLADRKLNISPAYLRPGFAFGGSCLPKDLRSLVHAARRADVSVPILAHVLPSNSDHLQRAVELVERTGKRRVGLFGLSFKPGTDDLRESPLVELAERLFGKGYDLKIHDANVSLSRLLGANREYIETRLPHLAQLLADSVDEVLEHAEVCLVGTRDPAVLAALPHGDGPVIVDLIRLPDAETRRAEPGYMGLAW; encoded by the coding sequence ATGAGGGTCAGCGTTTTCGGGCTCGGCTACGTGGGCTGTGTGTCGGCCGCGTGCTTGGCCGGCATGGGGCACGAGGTCATCGGGGTGGACGTGAACCAGGTGAAGATCGACCTGGTCAACGACGGCAAGGCCCCGGTGGTCGAGGAGCGGATCGGCGAGCTCATCGCCGAGGTCGTGCGCACCGGAGCGTTACGCGCCACCGGTGACGTCCGCGAGGCGATCATGGGCAGCGAGGTGTCGCTGGTCTGCGTGGGCACGCCGTCGGAGCCCAACGGCAGTCTGTGCACCACGTACTTGGAGCGGGTCACCGAGCAGATCGGCATCGCGCTGGCCGAGGGGGGCAAGCAGGGGGGCCGGCACACCGTCGTGTTCCGCAGCACCATGCTCCCGGGCACCTGCCTGAACCTGCTGGTACCGATCCTGGAGAAGTACGTCGGCGGCACGGCCGGGGTGGACATCGGGGTCGCGGTCAACCCGGAGTTCCTGCGCGAGGGCACGAGCGTGCGGGACTTCTTCGACCCGCCCAAGACCGTCATCGGTGAGCTCGACCCGGCGAGCGGCGATGCGGTGACGGCGCTGTACGACGGCCTGCCCGGCGAGGTGTTCCGGGTGCCGGTCCCGACGGCCGAGGCGATCAAATACGCGGACAACGCCTTCCACGGCCTCAAGATCGGCTTCGCGAACGAGCTGGGCGCGGTGTGCCAGGCGCTCGGGGTGGACTCGCACCAGGTGATGGACGTGTTCCTGGCCGACCGCAAGCTGAACATCAGCCCCGCCTATCTGCGGCCCGGCTTCGCCTTCGGTGGCTCCTGCCTGCCCAAGGACCTGCGCAGCCTGGTCCACGCGGCGCGGCGGGCCGACGTCTCGGTGCCCATCCTCGCCCATGTGCTGCCCTCCAACTCCGACCATCTCCAGCGCGCGGTGGAGCTGGTCGAACGCACCGGCAAGCGCCGGGTGGGCCTGTTCGGGTTGTCCTTCAAACCCGGCACCGACGACCTCCGCGAGAGCCCGCTGGTCGAGCTGGCGGAGAGGCTCTTCGGCAAGGGGTACGACCTCAAGATCCACGACGCCAACGTGAGCCTCTCCCGGCTGCTCGGCGCCAACCGCGAGTACATCGAGACCCGGCTGCCGCACCTCGCGCAGCTGCTCGCGGACTCCGTCGACGAGGTGCTGGAGCACGCCGAGGTGTGCCTGGTCGGGACCAGGGACCCGGCCGTGCTGGCAGCGCTGCCCCATGGCGACGGCCCGGTGATCGTCGACCTCATCCGCCTTCCCGACGCCGAGACGCGCCGGGCCGAACCGGGGTACATGGGCCTTGCTTGGTAA